The sequence GGGCGGCAGCAACATCGCGGTCGAGGACGCGCTTTCGCATGTCTATGGCTATGCCATCGGCCTCGACCTGACCCGCCGCGACGTGCAGGCGGAAGCCAAGAAGGCGGCACGCCCCTGGGCCACTGCCAAGGCGTTCGCGCACTCCGCGCCGATCGGCGCCATCGTGCCGGCCTCGACGCTCGGCCATCCGAAGTCCGGCCGGCTGACCGCCACCGTCAACGGCGCACCGCGTCAGGATGGCGACCTCGCCGACATGATCTGGTCCGTGCCGGAAATCATCGCGCATCTGTCGCGCTGGTTCGTGCTGGCGCCGGGCGACCTCATCTTCACGGGCACGCCGGCCGGCGTCGGCGAACTGAAGCGCGGCGATGTCGTCGTCGGTGCAATCGAGGGGCTGGGCGAGCTGGAAGTCAGCATCGCCTGACGACGCCGCCGCCCTCAACGGTTTGGCAACATGCGGGCGGCATGGTAGGGCCCGTCCAACAGGAAGTGCGGGCGCGACCTTCGTCGCATCCGGGAGGAAATCATGGCGATCGAACCAGCGCGGCAAGGGGCGATCGCCTTCATCGCCAGCGCCACCCCGGACGCGACCGAGGCGCATGCGCGGCTGTCGACCCGATATGACGCGGTCGATCCGGAAGCCGCCGACATCATCGTGGCGCTGGGCGGCGACGGCTTCATGCTGCAGACGCTGCATCGCTTCATGAATTCCGGCAAGCCGATCTACGGCATGAATCGCGGCTCGGTCGGTTTCCTGATGAACGAGTATCGCGAGGATCACCTGCGCGAGCGAATCGCCGCCGCCTTGCCCTCGCTGCTGCATCCGCTGCGGATGGACGCACAGGACGCCAGCGGCAACGAACACCGCGCCTATGCCATCAACGAGGTCTCGCTGTTTCGGCAGTCCTACCAGACCGCGAAGCTGCGCATCTCGATCGACCAGCAGGTGCGGCTCGAGGAGCTGATCGGCGACGGCGTGCTGGTTTCGACCCCGGCCGGCTCCACGGCCTATAATCTGTCGGCGCACGGGCCGATCCTGCCGATCCATGCGCCGCTGCTGGCGCTGACGCCGATCAGCGCGTTCCGGCCGCGTCACTGGCGCGGCGCGCTGATCCCCGATCGCGTCACGGTGTCGATCGACGTGCTCGAGCCGGAGAAGCGGCCGGTCAACGCGGTTGCCGACCATACCGAAATCAAGTCGGTGCTGAAGATCGCCATCAAGCAGGACCGCCGCGCCAAGAGCCTGATCCTGTTCGACCCCGGCCACAGCTGGGACGACCGCATCCTGGCCGAGCAGTTCCGGTACTGAGGCCGAAGTCAGCCCTCACCCCAGCCCGCTCGTGGGAGAGCGGGCGCATCAAGACTGGCCTCGCCATCGACGCCACATCGGCGCAAAAGCCCTCGCCCGCTTGCGGGAGAGGGTTGGGTGAGGGTCTTGCCTGGGATCAGACGGCCGGAGGCGTCCATTCGCTGACGATATCGGCGAGCGCGGGGCGCGGGCGCTCGAACGGCTCGGTGTTCGGCGTGCCGACATAGACCAGCCCGACCAGCTTCTCGGCCTCGGCCAGCCCCATCACGCGGCGCGCCTCGGCGTCATAGGTGACCCATTCGGTCAGCCACTGCGTCGCGAAACCCATCGCATTGGCGGCGACGATCAGGTTCATCGCCACGGCGCCGGCCGACATCAGCTGTTCCCATTCGGGAATCTTGGCATGTGGCGCGGCGCGGCTGACCACGGCAACCACCAGCGGCGAGCGCAGGAAGCGGTTCTTCTCATGCGCCAGCGACTTGTCGTCGATGTCGGGACGGTTGCTCTTCAGCACCGCCGCCGTCGCCTCGCCCGCCTGGGCGCGCGCATCGCCCCGGAACAGGATGAAGCGCCAGGGCGCCAGCTTGCCGTGGTCGGGGACGCGGCTGGCGATGGTCAGCAGTTCGGTCAGTTGCTCCGGCGTCGGGCCGGGCTCGACGAGGTTCATGGACGGGAACGAGCGGCGAGTCTTCAGAAGCGAAAGGGTATCTGTCATGGGGACCGCGAACAGGAAGGACAAGGAATGGCGGGCGGCTTGCCGCGGGCAAAGCGCGTCTGGCTGCCCCAGACATCGGACGAATCCGCCCTCAATACAACCCCCGCCCCTGCGGCGTGGCGGCCTGGTTTCCCCTGCCGGGGCGCAGCTTTCGCCGCCCCCGGTCTTGAAATCGCCACGCTGATCGGGCTCTAACGAACCACCGACACGATCGTTCGAGACGGGGATCTGGATTTGCGCGCGAACGCTTCACCATGGTTGCTGCGGCAGGCCCGGATGGCAGGAACCGCCGCCGCGTTCGCCCTCGCGCTATCCGCAACCTCCGCCCTGGCGCAGGATGCGCCCATCCCTCCCGCCGACATTCCCGATGGCGCCGCGCCCGCCGACCCGATGCTGCTGGCGCCCTTGCTCCCTGACAAGATCGATCCCGCCGCCCTGCTCAAGACCGGCAAGGGCGACCTGACGAGCCAGCGCGCCACCGAGAGCCGGCCGCAGCCCGGCCTGATGCTGGAAGCCAAGCTGCTCGATGGCGGGCCCACTATCCCGAAGGGGGTGGTCTGGCGCGTCTTCTCGAAGAAGCCAGGCAAGGACGGCAAGCTGCCCCTCGTCCGCGAGGTCGAGGGCGGCGCGGTCAACGTCCCGCTGAAGCCCGGCGACTATGTCGTGCACGCCGCCTATGGCCGCGCCGGCGGCATGAAGCAGATCAGCGTGGCAGGCGGCG is a genomic window of Kaistia defluvii containing:
- a CDS encoding NAD kinase; translated protein: MAIEPARQGAIAFIASATPDATEAHARLSTRYDAVDPEAADIIVALGGDGFMLQTLHRFMNSGKPIYGMNRGSVGFLMNEYREDHLRERIAAALPSLLHPLRMDAQDASGNEHRAYAINEVSLFRQSYQTAKLRISIDQQVRLEELIGDGVLVSTPAGSTAYNLSAHGPILPIHAPLLALTPISAFRPRHWRGALIPDRVTVSIDVLEPEKRPVNAVADHTEIKSVLKIAIKQDRRAKSLILFDPGHSWDDRILAEQFRY
- a CDS encoding fumarylacetoacetate hydrolase family protein, with the protein product MTEPSYVVPPPPCVSVEVRDSTASFPVHRVYCVGRNYAAHAREMGHDDREPPFFFQKNPDDLVAPGTPVPYPPETADLHHEVELVVALAEGGSNIAVEDALSHVYGYAIGLDLTRRDVQAEAKKAARPWATAKAFAHSAPIGAIVPASTLGHPKSGRLTATVNGAPRQDGDLADMIWSVPEIIAHLSRWFVLAPGDLIFTGTPAGVGELKRGDVVVGAIEGLGELEVSIA
- a CDS encoding nitroreductase family protein, translating into MTDTLSLLKTRRSFPSMNLVEPGPTPEQLTELLTIASRVPDHGKLAPWRFILFRGDARAQAGEATAAVLKSNRPDIDDKSLAHEKNRFLRSPLVVAVVSRAAPHAKIPEWEQLMSAGAVAMNLIVAANAMGFATQWLTEWVTYDAEARRVMGLAEAEKLVGLVYVGTPNTEPFERPRPALADIVSEWTPPAV